CCAAAAATAGCGACTTTTACCCCTATGTAATTAACTGGCTATTGCAGCTCGTCGAGCATTTTCTTGCATTCTGCCTTATAATTTTCGTCGTCCAGGTATATATTTCTCAGGCCCACGGCTTTCTTCAGCACCTCAATACATTTATCCTGTTCTTCGTTTTGCTTATAGGCTTTGGCCAGATCGAGATAATTTAAAACGATAGAGGGGTCTAGTTTACGACACTTTTCATAATTATCGATGGCCACCTGCAGGGAGCCTTCCGGCAAACCGCCAAAAAGCAGTTTCGCAGCAGTCTTTTCCAGGGTGCTCAGATTCAGCATTTCAACATTCCATTTTCCGAGGATATAGAATGCCTTTGCATAATTGGGATTGAACTTAATGGCCAGCTCGGCGTAGCGCTTTACTTCCCTGGCAGCGGTCACTTTCTCTTTCGCACCTGCTATCAGGGCCTGGCGCCCCATGGCCATGGCCATTACATAATTGGCATCCGCATTTTCAGGGGCCAGTCTTATTGCCTGCTCAGCATATGACTTGGCATCTGTATAATCCTTTAACCGTTCCGCCTTGTCAGTTGTACGATAGCCTTCACGGCTACATATTTCACTGGCAGCGACAAGGGCCGTCAGGTTATCAGGTTGCATTTTCAGCACATCTTTATAGAGGCTAAGTGCTGGTGCCTCTTTCATTTGCTTTTCCAGGGTTTTGGCCTGATCGATCATTTCATCAGCCGTTTGTCCAAATACTGTCCCCTTAACGAATAATAAAAAAGCAAGTAACAATGCTTTATTCAACATAGGAAGGAGTTTTTCATATATTAAAATAACTAAATTTAATACAATCTTGAGATATTTTCCATAGTTGGGGAGAATTAACTAATAGTTCTTTTCGAGGGAAACGATAGAGTTACGTACGGACGCACCCATTGGAGGGTTCATTTTTCGCAGGGAAATGATTGATTTTTGTACTTCAGGATATTTCAGTTTAATGGCATCGGCAATGGCATATACCACCTGCTCCAGCAGGGGCTGTGGAATTTCCATAATGGGCTTGATCACATTCAGTAAGCCCTGGTAATTAACAGTCTCAGAAATTTTGTCTATCGGCGAGGTACCGGGTATGGTTACATACACGTCAATAATAAAGTCATTCCCGATGATCTTTTCTTCAGGATAAAGACCATGGAAAGCATGAAAATGTACCTGTTCGAGTCCTATTGTCAGCATGGAAATAAATAGAAAAACCAACCAGACTTGCATCCGGTTGGTTTGGAGAATAATATAATTAAGCCTGGTGTT
This window of the Chitinophaga sancti genome carries:
- a CDS encoding dihydroneopterin aldolase — encoded protein: MLTIGLEQVHFHAFHGLYPEEKIIGNDFIIDVYVTIPGTSPIDKISETVNYQGLLNVIKPIMEIPQPLLEQVVYAIADAIKLKYPEVQKSIISLRKMNPPMGASVRNSIVSLEKNY